The following DNA comes from Amycolatopsis solani.
CAAGCTGTCGATCGTGCTGGTGAACGACAACTCCACCGGCAACGACAAGATCATCGCGCGGGACGGGATCAACGCCATCGCGGACCTGCGGGGCAAGAAGGTCGCGGTCGAGCAGGGGACGGTCGACCACTACCTGCTGCTCCTCGCGCTCCAGGCGGCGAAGCTGACCGAAAAGGACATCCAGCTCGTCAACCTGCCGACCGACGCCGCCGCGGCCGCGTTCGTCGCCGGCCAGGTCGACGCGGTGGGCGCGTTCGCGCCGTTCACCTCCAAGGCCCTCGAGCGCCCGGGCAGCCGCGCGATCTCGACGTCGGCGGAGTTCCCCGGCGCCATCCCGGACCACCTCGTCACGTCGCAGAAGCTGGTCAAGGAGCACCCGAAGGACGTACAGGCGCTGGTCAACACCTGGTTCGAGACGCTGACCTGGATCAAGAACAACAAGGACGCGGCCGTCGGGATCATGGCCAAGCGCGGCGGCGTGTCCGACGCGGACTACAAGTCCTACGACGCCGGCACCACGATCTTCACGCGCCAGCAGAACCTCGACGCGTTCACCCCCGGCGTCACCGCGCAGCACCTGGACTTCCAGGCGAACAAGATCATCGACTTCATCGTGAGCACCGGGCTCGCCCAGCAGCGCCCGTCGCTCGACGGGTTGTTCGACGACCAGTTCGTCAAGGCCGCGCCGCAGTGACCGGTCCGACCCAGCGCACGACCTCGGCGAGCTCCGCGGACGAGCGGGCCGCCGAGGCACTGGAAGCCGAGCAGCGGCTCGCCGAAGCGCAGGAGTCCAGGCGGGGCCGTCCCGCCTGGACCCCGCTGCCGCGCCGGACCCCGCCGAGGCGGGCCTCGGCGCTGTTCTCCCTGCGCACGCCCATTTCCGCCGGCGCCCGCTGGACGCTGGCGGTGCTGTCGTTCGCGATCCCGTTCCTCGCGTGGGTCGGGCTGAGCGTCAGCGGCGCCGTCGACTCGACGTTCCTGCCGTCCCCGGCCGCGGTGCTCAAGGCCGGGCTCGACATGGCGGGCAGCGGCGAGCTCTTCGGCGACCTCTGGGCGACCACCCAGCGCGTCCTCGAAGGCTTCGGCCTCGCCGTGCTGGTTTCGGTGCCGCTCGGCATCCTGATGGGCACCTTCGCCGCGGGGCAGGCGTTCTTCGAGCCGCTGATCGGCCTGCTGCGCTACCTGCCGGCGAGCGCGTTCATCCCGCTGCTGATCATCTGGCTCGGCCTCGGCGAGCCGTCGAAGATCGCCATCCTCTTCATCGGGACGGTCTTCTTCAACACGCTGATGACCGCCGACGTCGTCCGCGGCGTGCCGGGCTCGCTCCTCGACGTCTCCTACACGCTCGGCGCGCGCCGCGGCGAGGTGCTGCGCAAGGTCGTCGTGCCGCACTCGCTGCCGGGCATGATCGACGCGATCCGGGTCAACGCCGCCGCGGCGTGGAACTTCGTGGTCGTCGCCGAGCTGATCAACTCCTCGGCCGGCCTCGGCTACCGGATCGTCCGCGCGCAGCGGTTCCTGCAGACGGACAAGATCTTCGCGGTGCTGGTGGTCATCGGGGTCGCCGGGCTCGTCATCGACGTCCTGCTGCGCCTGTTGCGCACGCAGGTGGGGAAGTGGGCGGCATGACGCTGGAACTGCGGAACGTCGCCAAGGACTACGTCGTCCGCGGCGGCGTGACCCGTGCCCTCGACGGCGTGGACCTCGAAGTGCTGCGCGGCGAGTTCGTCTGCGTCGTCGGCGCGAGCGGCTCCGGCAAGTCGACGCTGCTGTCGCTGGTGGCCGGGCTCGACCGGCCGACCGGCGGCGAGATCGTGCTCGACGGCGTCCCGGTGACCGGCCCCGGGCCGGACCGCGGGCTGGTCTTCCAGTCCGGCGCGCTCTACCCGTGGCGCAACGTCGAGAAGAACGTCGCGTTCGGACTGGAGCTGCTGGCGCTCGACGCGGCCGAGCGCGCCGAGCGCGTCGACTGGTACCTCGCCGAAACCGGGCTCGACGGCGTCCGCAAGTCG
Coding sequences within:
- a CDS encoding ABC transporter substrate-binding protein, encoding MISRPRPRLLTVLLTVLTLAGVTALSGCSDSSASGSGGKITLGFSAWPGWFPWQVAQEQGLFAKNGVNVDLKYFDNYTDSINALSSGAIDANSQTLNDTLSSASGGAKLSIVLVNDNSTGNDKIIARDGINAIADLRGKKVAVEQGTVDHYLLLLALQAAKLTEKDIQLVNLPTDAAAAAFVAGQVDAVGAFAPFTSKALERPGSRAISTSAEFPGAIPDHLVTSQKLVKEHPKDVQALVNTWFETLTWIKNNKDAAVGIMAKRGGVSDADYKSYDAGTTIFTRQQNLDAFTPGVTAQHLDFQANKIIDFIVSTGLAQQRPSLDGLFDDQFVKAAPQ
- a CDS encoding ABC transporter permease; its protein translation is MTGPTQRTTSASSADERAAEALEAEQRLAEAQESRRGRPAWTPLPRRTPPRRASALFSLRTPISAGARWTLAVLSFAIPFLAWVGLSVSGAVDSTFLPSPAAVLKAGLDMAGSGELFGDLWATTQRVLEGFGLAVLVSVPLGILMGTFAAGQAFFEPLIGLLRYLPASAFIPLLIIWLGLGEPSKIAILFIGTVFFNTLMTADVVRGVPGSLLDVSYTLGARRGEVLRKVVVPHSLPGMIDAIRVNAAAAWNFVVVAELINSSAGLGYRIVRAQRFLQTDKIFAVLVVIGVAGLVIDVLLRLLRTQVGKWAA